From one Luteolibacter sp. SL250 genomic stretch:
- a CDS encoding sulfotransferase, with translation MSTRLKHRWSIGHNYLSGITAADWWRLLDANRFQVDAVYWHRAAVISLLSLFNSFHRRREERLFDKKIEATEITRPPLFILGHWRSGTTHLHNLLAQDDVNFAFANTYQVVNPHTFLTTEEANTRRFAWMIPDKRPMDNMALSFESPQEDEFAPLLISLMSSYLGVSFPRRESFYNRYLTFDDATREETWQWMEAFRWFIKKLTLKYGRALLLKSPPHTARIRLLLEMFPDAKFVHIHRRPDEVFQSFRHYYDTAMWHTYLQRPDRSRIDDEIIARYRELYGAFFRDLPLIPAGNFHEVAFGDVERDPMGTVEGIYQALDIPAWEKVSEKISRYVSTLDGYEKNRLTTLTAAEKDKLRSEWGGIYQRWDHDIP, from the coding sequence TTGAGCACCAGACTAAAACACCGCTGGAGCATCGGCCACAATTACCTTTCCGGAATCACCGCTGCCGATTGGTGGCGGCTTCTCGACGCCAACCGCTTCCAGGTGGACGCGGTGTATTGGCACCGGGCCGCGGTCATCTCCCTGCTCAGTCTTTTCAACTCCTTCCACCGACGGCGGGAGGAACGCCTGTTCGATAAAAAGATCGAGGCGACGGAGATCACGCGGCCACCGTTGTTCATCCTCGGCCACTGGCGCAGCGGCACCACCCACCTCCACAACCTGCTGGCGCAGGATGATGTGAACTTCGCCTTCGCGAACACCTATCAGGTGGTGAACCCGCACACGTTCCTGACGACGGAGGAAGCGAACACGCGCCGCTTTGCCTGGATGATCCCGGACAAGCGACCCATGGACAACATGGCGCTCAGCTTCGAGTCGCCACAGGAGGATGAATTCGCGCCGCTGCTCATCAGCCTGATGTCCTCCTACCTGGGCGTGTCATTCCCGCGCCGAGAAAGCTTCTACAACCGCTACCTGACCTTTGATGACGCGACGCGGGAGGAAACGTGGCAGTGGATGGAAGCGTTCCGATGGTTCATCAAGAAACTCACGCTGAAATACGGCCGCGCGCTGCTGCTGAAATCCCCGCCGCACACCGCCCGCATCCGCCTGCTGCTGGAGATGTTCCCGGACGCGAAGTTCGTCCACATCCACCGCAGGCCGGACGAAGTCTTCCAGTCGTTCCGCCACTACTATGACACGGCGATGTGGCACACCTACCTGCAGCGCCCGGACCGCAGCCGCATCGATGACGAGATCATCGCCCGCTACCGGGAGCTGTATGGCGCGTTCTTCCGCGACCTGCCGCTGATCCCGGCGGGGAACTTCCACGAGGTGGCTTTCGGTGACGTGGAGCGGGATCCCATGGGAACTGTGGAGGGTATCTACCAGGCGCTGGACATCCCGGCGTGGGAAAAGGTTTCCGAAAAGATCAGCCGCTATGTTTCCACCCTGGATGGGTATGAGAAAAACCGGCTGACGACCCTGACCGCCGCTGAGAAGGACAAGCTCCGCTCGGAGTGGGGCGGCATCTACCAACGCTGGGACCACGACATCCCATGA
- a CDS encoding cytochrome P450, protein MKRSAPSPRGGFLTGHLHRIRHDVLGLLEESTRDHGDIVRFKVGPLVFHLINHPDHMTHVMIRNRRNYDKASRSSENIGLICGESLLTSNGPAWQLSRRTIQPMFHRSAVAGFVSSIAACTRDMLDGWKGKDETDAASEMMKLTFRVVGQCLFGADLGREAETVESSMHRMMLHTYHRWRSLLPPPASWPTPANLRFRRSLVEVDGIISRLISAQRVDPPETPNLLSMLLHGEDAETGAALGDQAVRNEAITFLLAGHETTANALAWTLHLLCRHPEWITRIREEFDAVCGGRTPTMEDLPKLADTLHVFEESIRLYPPIWAMERRAISDDEIGGFHIPRNSGVILSPYMLHRHPDFWEEPEVFRPDRFLKRDHESYYPFGAGPRFCIGSEFALAEARVILPMILREFDLEAVPGQTIGAEPSITLRMKNGFRVRLRARAMQG, encoded by the coding sequence ATGAAACGCTCCGCCCCATCTCCACGCGGGGGATTCCTCACCGGCCACCTGCACCGCATCCGCCACGACGTGCTGGGCCTGCTGGAGGAAAGCACGCGCGACCATGGTGACATCGTCCGATTCAAGGTGGGGCCGCTGGTTTTCCACCTGATCAACCACCCGGATCACATGACGCATGTGATGATCCGCAACCGCAGGAACTACGACAAGGCGTCCCGCAGTTCCGAAAACATCGGCCTCATCTGCGGCGAAAGCCTGCTCACCTCCAACGGCCCCGCGTGGCAACTGAGCCGCCGCACGATCCAACCGATGTTCCACCGCAGCGCGGTCGCCGGATTCGTCTCCAGCATCGCCGCCTGCACCCGTGACATGCTGGACGGATGGAAGGGAAAGGACGAAACGGACGCGGCGTCCGAGATGATGAAGCTGACCTTCCGCGTGGTGGGGCAGTGCCTTTTCGGAGCGGACCTGGGACGGGAGGCGGAGACGGTGGAAAGCTCCATGCACCGGATGATGCTCCACACCTACCACCGCTGGCGCAGCCTGCTGCCTCCGCCCGCGAGTTGGCCAACCCCGGCGAACCTGCGTTTCCGCAGATCACTCGTGGAGGTGGATGGCATCATTTCGCGGCTCATTTCCGCGCAGCGGGTGGACCCGCCGGAAACGCCCAACCTGCTGTCCATGCTGCTCCACGGGGAGGATGCGGAAACGGGTGCCGCGCTGGGCGACCAGGCCGTGCGGAACGAGGCCATCACCTTTCTCCTCGCCGGACATGAGACGACCGCCAACGCGCTGGCGTGGACGCTCCACCTGCTCTGCCGGCATCCGGAATGGATCACCCGCATCCGGGAGGAATTCGATGCCGTCTGCGGCGGCCGCACGCCCACCATGGAGGACCTGCCGAAGCTGGCGGACACACTGCACGTCTTCGAGGAAAGCATCCGCCTTTACCCGCCGATCTGGGCGATGGAACGCAGGGCCATCTCCGATGACGAGATCGGCGGCTTCCACATCCCGCGCAACTCCGGCGTCATCCTCAGCCCCTACATGCTGCACCGCCATCCGGACTTCTGGGAGGAGCCGGAGGTCTTCCGCCCCGACCGTTTCCTGAAGCGCGACCACGAGTCCTACTACCCCTTCGGTGCGGGTCCACGCTTCTGCATCGGCAGCGAATTCGCGCTCGCGGAAGCCCGGGTGATCCTGCCGATGATCCTGCGGGAGTTCGATCTGGAGGCCGTGCCCGGCCAGACCATCGGGGCGGAACCGTCGATCACCCTGCGGATGAAGAATGGATTCCGGGTGAGGCTGAGGGCGCGCGCCATGCAGGGGTAG
- a CDS encoding AMP-binding protein, translating to MNLVALLVERAAEHPDRPALVDSAGGVDRVLTYRELMDRVAGGASFLKRSGLKKGDTVLLLHPVSIELYEFLLAAFHLGVRAMLADPSGGRAFISLCCQRVRPAAFFGSWKAQAFGMIIPEIRKCPMRFRTGAWFPGTVKWRTDATPDDLMDVPQDEPALITFTSGSTGVPKAAVRTHGFLLAQHRALSRSLDFRDGEVDLITLPVFVLANLASGLTSVLAATNLAKPGSPDTAAVRGQCERHAVTRCAASPAFFEAFLRSPDGLPPLRRIYTGGAPVFPDLLRRLRRVLPDAEIHSVFGSTEAEPIAHHHPDEEAAALTKEGAGLCSGLPVGEISLRVIRDHWGRPLGPMDAVAFDALEQTQGQAGEIIVSGDHVLPGYLDGMGDRETKIHVDGTIWHRTGDSGWLDAHGRIWLLGRCAEKLPAFPAAGGLPADAFRYPFAIECALRESFPGIRMAALEWKGERLLVVGKNLSTEEHAAISGMATAFGMQRVVNLPELPLDRRHNAKIDYPALRKLLEGR from the coding sequence ATGAATCTGGTCGCGTTGTTGGTGGAGCGTGCGGCGGAGCACCCGGACCGTCCGGCGTTGGTCGATTCGGCGGGTGGTGTGGATCGTGTGTTGACCTACCGGGAGTTGATGGACCGCGTGGCGGGCGGGGCTTCCTTTCTCAAGCGGAGCGGTTTGAAAAAGGGCGACACCGTTCTGCTGCTGCACCCGGTATCCATCGAGCTTTATGAATTCCTGCTCGCGGCTTTCCACCTCGGCGTCCGGGCGATGCTGGCGGACCCGTCCGGTGGCAGGGCTTTCATCTCCCTCTGCTGCCAGCGGGTGCGGCCCGCCGCGTTCTTCGGTTCATGGAAGGCACAGGCATTCGGCATGATCATTCCGGAGATCCGGAAATGCCCGATGCGCTTCCGCACCGGGGCATGGTTTCCCGGCACGGTGAAGTGGAGGACGGATGCCACTCCCGATGACCTGATGGACGTCCCGCAGGATGAACCGGCGCTCATCACCTTCACCAGCGGCAGCACGGGCGTGCCGAAGGCGGCGGTCAGGACACACGGCTTCCTGCTCGCCCAGCACCGCGCTCTTTCCAGGTCGCTCGATTTCCGTGACGGCGAGGTCGATCTGATCACGCTGCCTGTCTTCGTGCTGGCGAACTTGGCCTCCGGCCTGACGAGCGTCCTCGCGGCGACGAACCTGGCGAAGCCCGGCTCACCCGATACGGCGGCGGTCCGCGGCCAATGCGAACGCCACGCCGTCACCCGCTGCGCCGCATCGCCCGCGTTTTTCGAGGCATTCCTGCGCTCCCCGGACGGCCTGCCGCCGCTGCGGCGCATCTACACCGGCGGCGCGCCGGTCTTTCCCGATCTCCTCCGACGGCTCCGCAGAGTCCTGCCGGACGCGGAGATCCACTCCGTCTTCGGCTCGACGGAGGCCGAACCCATCGCCCATCACCATCCGGATGAGGAAGCCGCCGCCCTGACGAAGGAAGGCGCCGGCCTCTGTTCCGGCCTGCCGGTCGGGGAGATTTCGCTGCGCGTCATCCGGGACCACTGGGGCAGGCCACTGGGGCCGATGGATGCCGTGGCCTTTGACGCGCTGGAGCAGACTCAGGGTCAGGCGGGCGAGATCATCGTCAGCGGGGATCACGTGCTGCCGGGGTATCTGGACGGGATGGGCGACCGGGAGACGAAGATCCATGTGGACGGAACCATCTGGCACCGCACCGGGGACTCCGGATGGCTGGACGCCCACGGCAGGATCTGGTTGCTGGGACGCTGTGCGGAAAAACTGCCCGCATTCCCTGCTGCCGGTGGATTGCCGGCGGATGCGTTCCGTTATCCGTTCGCGATCGAGTGCGCCTTGCGGGAAAGTTTCCCAGGCATCCGCATGGCCGCGCTGGAGTGGAAGGGGGAGCGTCTGTTGGTGGTGGGGAAGAACCTTTCGACGGAGGAACACGCCGCGATTTCCGGAATGGCCACGGCGTTCGGGATGCAGCGCGTGGTCAACCTGCCGGAACTGCCGCTCGACCGCAGGCACAACGCGAAGATCGACTATCCGGCGTTGCGGAAGCTGCTGGAAGGAAGGTAG
- a CDS encoding nuclear transport factor 2 family protein: protein MFRFLRALVPAITLLLSHTARAQDATVPMDPDHVELRALKDQLVKGINEGNMDLIDPLLHPDVVVTWQDGQVCKGPAAIRKFYADMAAKSKKTFQGYKVPPTADEPTILHAGNNAGVAYGYNVGVFHLAGKDFEMNNRWTATMVKQDGKWLLSSYHVSMNVLDNPLLNAVKTLAIAGSAIALVVGLLVGRALGRRRG from the coding sequence ATGTTCCGATTCCTCCGCGCCCTCGTTCCGGCCATCACCCTGCTCCTCTCCCACACTGCCCGCGCGCAGGATGCCACGGTGCCGATGGATCCCGACCATGTCGAACTCCGCGCGCTGAAGGACCAACTGGTGAAGGGGATCAACGAGGGGAACATGGACCTCATCGATCCGCTGCTGCATCCGGACGTGGTGGTCACCTGGCAGGACGGCCAGGTGTGCAAGGGACCGGCGGCCATCCGCAAGTTCTACGCGGACATGGCGGCGAAGTCGAAGAAGACCTTCCAGGGCTACAAGGTGCCGCCGACGGCGGACGAGCCGACCATCCTCCATGCGGGCAACAACGCGGGCGTCGCCTATGGCTACAACGTCGGCGTGTTCCATCTCGCGGGAAAAGACTTCGAGATGAACAACCGGTGGACCGCCACCATGGTGAAGCAGGACGGCAAGTGGCTGCTCTCCAGCTACCACGTCTCGATGAACGTGCTGGACAATCCTCTGCTCAACGCGGTGAAGACACTGGCCATCGCCGGTTCCGCCATCGCCCTCGTTGTGGGCTTGCTCGTCGGGCGGGCGCTTGGACGGAGGCGCGGGTAA